One window of the Endomicrobium proavitum genome contains the following:
- a CDS encoding DciA family protein, whose translation MTFSFFEEKKQKYKAERKSNLTEVSGVMEALKKMLGLDSDFFTIAKVWDKEVNVDSAEISGFKDGVIYAQTPYSAAVHEINLRKKEIIRRLNQYIGTNKIKNIKVTIK comes from the coding sequence ATGACCTTTTCATTTTTTGAAGAAAAAAAACAAAAATATAAAGCGGAGCGCAAATCCAACCTTACGGAAGTTTCCGGGGTTATGGAAGCGCTTAAAAAAATGCTCGGATTAGATTCCGACTTTTTCACAATCGCAAAAGTGTGGGATAAAGAAGTAAACGTTGACAGCGCGGAAATTTCAGGCTTTAAAGACGGAGTTATCTACGCCCAAACCCCATACAGCGCCGCCGTCCACGAAATAAATTTACGCAAAAAAGAAATAATCCGCCGCCTAAACCAATACATAGGCACCAACAAAATAAAAAACATAAAAGTAACGATAAAGTAA